One part of the Terrimicrobium sacchariphilum genome encodes these proteins:
- the ychF gene encoding redox-regulated ATPase YchF — MLKAGIVGLPNVGKSTLFNAVTRTRKAQAANFPFCTIEPNVGIVNVPDERLDRLAALTGSEKTIYAAIEFVDIAGLVKGASEGEGLGNQFLSHIREVDAIVQVVRCFESEDIHHVAGSVDPVRDIEVISTELILADISGVKKRAERLQKGARSGDKTAKAELALCEKLIPHLDAGKPALTADLNDEERALLKTFFLLSSKPTIFACNVGENELADADNPFIRAVREYAAAHMGSEAVVISAQIESELAELPPEEAREFLAGLGVTDSGMSLLIRAVYHLLGLRTYFTTGPKETRAWTIHEGDKAPAAAGVIHSDFERGFIAAQTIAFQDLITLGSEAKAREAGKLRIEGKEYVVQDADVMEFRFNV, encoded by the coding sequence ATGCTCAAAGCTGGTATCGTCGGGCTTCCCAATGTGGGCAAGTCCACTCTGTTCAACGCCGTGACCCGCACCCGCAAGGCGCAGGCGGCCAATTTCCCATTTTGTACCATCGAGCCGAATGTCGGCATCGTTAACGTCCCGGACGAGCGGCTAGACCGTCTCGCCGCCCTTACGGGTTCCGAGAAGACGATCTACGCCGCCATCGAATTCGTCGACATCGCCGGCCTCGTCAAAGGCGCGAGCGAGGGGGAGGGATTGGGCAACCAATTCCTCAGCCACATCCGTGAAGTCGACGCCATCGTACAGGTGGTACGCTGTTTTGAGAGCGAAGACATTCACCACGTCGCGGGCTCGGTTGACCCGGTGCGAGACATCGAGGTGATCTCGACCGAGTTGATCCTCGCCGACATCTCTGGCGTTAAAAAACGTGCCGAGCGTCTCCAGAAGGGTGCGCGGTCGGGCGACAAGACCGCCAAGGCGGAACTCGCTCTTTGCGAAAAGCTTATCCCGCACCTCGATGCAGGCAAGCCTGCCCTGACAGCCGATCTCAACGACGAGGAGCGTGCGCTGCTCAAGACCTTCTTCCTCCTGAGCTCGAAGCCCACCATTTTTGCGTGCAATGTCGGTGAGAATGAACTGGCCGATGCCGACAATCCGTTCATCCGCGCCGTCCGCGAATACGCCGCCGCCCACATGGGCAGCGAGGCTGTCGTGATCAGCGCCCAGATCGAAAGCGAACTCGCCGAGCTCCCGCCTGAAGAAGCCAGGGAGTTTCTTGCCGGTCTCGGTGTGACCGATAGCGGTATGAGCCTGCTCATTCGCGCCGTCTACCATCTGCTCGGTCTGCGCACCTATTTCACCACCGGACCGAAAGAGACCCGCGCGTGGACCATTCACGAGGGGGACAAGGCCCCGGCGGCGGCGGGCGTCATTCATAGTGACTTTGAGCGCGGCTTTATCGCTGCCCAGACGATAGCGTTTCAGGATCTCATCACCCTTGGCTCGGAAGCCAAGGCTCGCGAGGCGGGCAAGCTCCGCATCGAGGGCAAGGAATACGTTGTGCAGGATGCCGACGTGATGGAGTTCCGCTTCAACGTCTAG